The nucleotide window ttaaataaaaacctaCAATCCCTCCTAGGCAGCCGTCTGGGAAACTCAGGCAATCAGAAAGAATTAAGGGTGAGTCACGAAACTGTGTAATATCTTATCAAATAATTACTATGATGAGTcaaattcgttttcttttttgttcacAGGTTTTGACGCTGCTTCACTACGTTCCTTGAGGTGAGCAAccatttgcttttttttctttgtcttatCCATGTCGCGTCTGGTTCTTCTGCTCTGTTGCACTACCCTAAATGGCAGGTTCAAATAACTGacgaaaagcaaaaaagaaaaatctactcGTTTCGTTAGCTtagatttttcctttttgattttgagGTCAGCAGAGGCCTCGAGCGTTTTGCTgtttaaaaattataattttttaaaagtaaattTCACGGGGAAAGGCAGGACGAACAGGGTAACCAAAAACAGTTGCTgtcatgtttttttgtgtgtggctAGTGATGACTGTAGTCTCTGGCCCGTTTCGCGATCACGTGTACAGTACGTGATCTCTTGATTCGAAAGTCTTTGTCTTTTAAAGCAATCGCCTGCAGATTTATACCGAAGGGTATTTCAACACTGAAAGTTTATCAATACGTATGCAaacaaggaaagaaaatgggaaatgGTGAAAACCCTTTCGAGCGTAACAAGGGAAGTAGTGAGGTTGAATTGAGACCTTGTTCGGTGGCTAGCCAGGATTTCCTTTTCGACTGTGGAGATTATTTGCTAAAGCGGATCAAGGCTTCCAGCTTCACTGAGAACAAACGTTAGGATGGTACCATATATAAAGCCATGCTCGTCCTGCATATTCGTAGACAGATCTTACCGGTCGATAGTCAAATCAAGACTTGATGCAACCTTAGTTCCTCGTGTACATAACAATTTCATGTTATCCGTAGCCAAATCTCAATcgtatttaatttttcctcGTCTTCCTTTGGTCTATTCAGTTTTgccaaacaagaaaatggtGCAAGAATCCGGATCCAAATCTCAGTTGAACGTCAACACGGCCGTCTCACGCAAAGACACTGGATACGTGAGTGATCCAGCGGCTGGCAGGTAATTTAACGAAGGCTGTGAAATCAACGAAATCATTTCTTAACAAATGCTTCTTTTgttggaaaaaacaaatgcacAGGTCTTACAGCCAGGTTGGCACTAAGCAGCAGTATGGCTCGTCGAGTAGATATTCGTCGAGTCAAAAAATGGACTCGCAAAAGTATGGGGCATGGGGCCCGGTCTATAAGAACAAAGACAATTTTGCCAGCATGCATCTCTTTTAAAATTCCACACTGAAAACGTGCAAACCTCTTGTTTTACTCACATTTGTAATTTAAAGAAACATTGTAGTATTTACAGGACTTCACATAAAACAGAAGTTATGTTTACATCATTTGgggaatttttgaattttcttaaCATTCCTTTAAGAAGTTAAATAAACTAAATGAATTGTTTATATAATTGGTACAAATGACTTAATCAGTTACACGGGTAAGCAACCAGATCTTTAGTCGGCTTCCTATTGCCACCGCTGAAATCGAAACTCAGAACCGAAGTATCGAGAGCCGTATACAATTCGGATGAGTCGAAATCTAAACTATATACAGGCGATCGCAATTCAGGTTTAACATAATAAAGCTGAACACACCGGGTTTGTCTCTTATCCCAAATGCGAATTCCTCCATGCGTCGCTGTGCCAGTCAAGATGGTCATGTTATTGTCAGTTGCAATACAATTGATGGCGGAATCGTGAGGGTCTTCCCATACCGAGACATTACTTTGCGTCCTGAATTATTGGAGTGAAGAAAAGGTTAAAACCGCCAATCCATGTGAAAATCATTAAACtgtaacaaacaaaataacaacaacaaaaaatcattcACCTCAAATCCCAAAGGCGTAAGGCGGAGTTGAAATCACCAGTTAGCACTTCGTTAGGCGACTCAAAATGCACGTCATAAACACCTTCTCCGACTCGAAAGTGTCTCCGTAGGGGACAAATTAAGGCACCACTAAAGATGGAAAGCCGTTTAGTCGCGGTTAATGACTGCTGTCTTTATAACCAAGCAATGCGAAACCCGAGTGCTTTACGTACGTTGTCAAGTCAAACAGATGAGACGGTGGAACACCGCCATGTCCAGCAGTCCCCGTACACAATAAGGTACCGGATGGGTCGATATCAAGCGACAATATTCTGTCATCTAAATAAATCTCTTCAGCCGTATAAATACTTTTCCAACTATGATGTGAAATTGAGTTGTCAAATCGAAGGACCTAGCGAAACAATAATACATCTGTCGTTTAACAATCGATGAATCGAAAGAAAATATATTCTAGCTACATACCTTGACAAATTTATCTCTTCCTCCAGACACAATCACATTTTTGAATACGTTGACAGAAGCAACGTCGGATGAGTGGCAATTTGTCTTTTTTAATTGCAGTCTCCCTGTGGAAGCCCTCCAAACGAAAATGGATCCATTTCTAAACCGAACGGATTGAAACATTCAAACAGTaaataacaacaacagaaataaTTTTACGTATCGCCCGCCACGACCACATCTTCGTCCCCACTTTTGACGGCAAACCGACCCAAATCTCCTCTAGAACTAGAAAGGTTAAGTGTTGGTCTCATTCTCCCCTGTAAAGGTTTACTGCGAAGAAAAGTACATGGTTGGATCCTAGGATATGCCTTTATATGACTTCCTGGATGTGAATTACAGTTTTATTGCAGACTTTAAGATCAGTACATCCTTTTTCTTATGTTAGAAAATGGTGATATAAAACTTCTTCTCATTTACCTGTTCCAACCCAAAGGACATCCGATTTCAGAACCAACCATGGAAGTACATGTCTGAAATTTTTAGATACAGCTTCAGATAATGATATTCTAAGTAGAATTGTGTAAAAAGAATGTAACAGTATCACTTTTCACGAATTGATGCAACTGGTTTAACCAGACAGACCCCTGTTTGCCAGTGGTTGTAAATTCTGAATCTCATTTGTGCAGATAAAGAACTGTGATTCCTgtaatgcaaaagggaaaaaccaATGTAAGAGAGTCAACACTAATATGTCTTAGCTTACTTGGATCGAAAAATTGAAGACGACTGGTTAACAAGCAAGAGCTGCCTTGTTACTTGTTCCCAGAGGAAACTATCTGTTCCCAATATGGTATAAAATCGGTGACAGACTTGAGCAATGGAAGGCCAGCAACGCTGCCCACACATTGCAAATATGTGTAACAAAATATCAGTCGGCAAATTGGCCAACGATGGGAGCTGTTCGTCATCATGTGTTGCTAAGGAGCCTGTGCTAAGGGAACTATTACCGTCTACATTGGCATCCAATTTCGACGTGTAACTCATTCTTATTTAACAAATCAACTACTGAGAAGAGTGAAGCATGATCTCATTTCCCTTCAATCCTAATAGTCCAATTCAATAGGCAAAATTGCCAGCTGGCAATTCAAATTGCTAAGTGACGTTGAATAATCGAGCATATGAAATTTAAACTTTTTAGCTCTGCGGAGgacattgtttttcttttgtaaaaacaaatgacgatCCAAGTACGTATTAGCCAAGAAGGCCACTAGAGGCGATACTAACTGCCATTATTCGTCTTGTAGAATCCAAATGCGCAGGAGAAATAgacattaaaaataaacacgACAATCGCTCTTCGAATCACACCTCCTCTATCCATCAAGGGCATACGTGATATTCATAccaatacaaattttaaaaaaacaaacaagcaaaCAGAAAATCTCCCCCGCCCAACACAGAATTTCTAACGCATTGGCGAAAGAACAGTGTCAAATTGTGACGCATTATACCTGTCAGTTATTTAGCATTAGCCTCTTGGTTACACAACACGGACTAACAATTGAATTGGTATCTATATTTTAttgcttcattttttatttctatcgAAGCTCTGATAAGAAAGTGAAATGGCTTTTGTCACAGGAAACGTTGTGataaagaaatttaaatttcGTTTTTAGGTTTTCAGTTTCCATCTCAACGTACCCGAGTCAACATTGGTTGAGCTGCAGTGCGTCAGAGTGGCGCTTCGATCGTTGAGCAAAACTTTGGCAGCGTTTCATTCGAGACGATCAGTGTCTTCTGCGGAGTCGTAGTTGTTATCAACCCTCCCGTGCTTCATCTACCCCATCGTCAGTTTACCGAATTAACCTTCACGTGTTTCCAAGGGCTAGTCAACATGTTGAACGTCCGGTT belongs to Daphnia magna isolate NIES linkage group LG1, ASM2063170v1.1, whole genome shotgun sequence and includes:
- the LOC116928230 gene encoding uncharacterized protein LOC116928230, with amino-acid sequence MVQESGSKSQLNVNTAVSRKDTGYVSDPAAGRSYSQVGTKQQYGSSSRYSSSQKMDSQKYGAWGPVYKNKDNFASMHLF
- the LOC116928214 gene encoding F-box/WD repeat-containing protein 4, whose amino-acid sequence is MSYTSKLDANVDGNSSLSTGSLATHDDEQLPSLANLPTDILLHIFAMCGQRCWPSIAQVCHRFYTILGTDSFLWEQVTRQLLLVNQSSSIFRSKNHSSLSAQMRFRIYNHWQTGVCLVKPVASIREKHVLPWLVLKSDVLWVGTGSHIKAYPRIQPCTFLRSKPLQGRMRPTLNLSSSRGDLGRFAVKSGDEDVVVAGDTNGSIFVWRASTGRLQLKKTNCHSSDVASVNVFKNVIVSGGRDKFVKVLRFDNSISHHSWKSIYTAEEIYLDDRILSLDIDPSGTLLCTGTAGHGGVPPSHLFDLTTGALICPLRRHFRVGEGVYDVHFESPNEVLTGDFNSALRLWDLRTQSNVSVWEDPHDSAINCIATDNNMTILTGTATHGGIRIWDKRQTRCVQLYYVKPELRSPVYSLDFDSSELYTALDTSVLSFDFSGGNRKPTKDLVAYPCN